Proteins encoded within one genomic window of Cydia pomonella isolate Wapato2018A chromosome 12, ilCydPomo1, whole genome shotgun sequence:
- the LOC133523661 gene encoding zinc finger homeobox protein 4 isoform X2 — protein sequence MPTPLQPGGPASGPPPERKRRRKRDDPQSSAALEPDDDDGDMSPEEEPRNVPAAPAAPAPAPSSAPAPTSPPAAPDAVDLTSRRDSPPLSSDVERFDGKIVYNPDGSAYIIEDPELSEGETSLSDLPKIEPGCIVDSRDSNVVERQLEFPQIASAFYVSRNPSLYGALYGRLAAERARARPDAPVMHSYRVFSFRGGKDAPRPQSPSVECPVSVPVKPILMCFICKLSFGYAKSFVAHAQSDHSLSLLDSERDALSRENASAIIQCVGKDKEALVSFLEPVGATAPPRASASGSPANVSELSSPSMDKRPEMVTPIDRDSDTMLPNGTCDERRPSPPAWRPPRSIAEAMIPQHSLISVAHPHTINASVQPRASPNSSPPFQATPPAFLSGTTIGVCPDHLGGRPSGADCPKCELILNSGRLGGPLAGMHSRNSCKTLKCPKCNWHYKYQETLEIHMKEKHPEAETSCIYCIAGQPHPRLARGETYTCGYKPYRCEVCNYSTTTKGNLSIHMQSDKHLNNMQELQNGGNPGEGTLPPAPQHTPPGPHKPPLPHHSPLGQKPKPTFRCDVCNYETNVARNLRIHMTSEKHTHNMLVLQQNVKHMQTLSALHHRQQSQQQLESLLHFHSAGDAPPPNPEAALADMAYNQALMIQLMTGGPGPSPPELGAHLDVGLNPDAMEPPPEPADPEPERTFHCCICNCFSTDSLEALGHHLAQDRTKIREQEILALVAGHYVCKLCTYKTNLKANFQLHCKTDKHLQRLQHVNHVKEGGPRNEWKLKFCGGVGTGSAGVGGVQIRCCACDYYTNSAHKLQLHAAGARHEAAALLLRHLRECVSRIPRERPRVYRCALCGFGAPHRLPLLQHVRSVKHLQMEQIHQLQRRSEGKDPTPDVAELFQVIPQPAELSSPYDQQDNDNKDPVDQKPELTQEQKMMRFLEQHQQQAQQQLQQQQMQQQQPPQPGSGERDEERETPGPHACPYCNFSCGSESRLHAHVTASHGDNVRHFICPLCQDAFKERPALERHVMQIHSVNSEGLQRLLLLVDQSHWLNGGAQTQGDGRQGDEEREISSPRSEGSADGETERCSTCNRTFRNVDELCQHQNESGHFELKQTPQGPGYVCWKKGCNRYFDTAHALQNHFREAHARNSIANMSVSEKHVYKYRCNQCSLAFKTVEKLQLHSQYHVIRDATKCVLCGRSFRSVLALQKHVETSHPELSEEELAAFKRSLASNPLLQASQGTALDAATAELLRKEALRTPEDEMAELEDRDSSATVADESGHNDAENSDDSIVYKDQQFLEDYLNSQAMAEDSYNDPNRKYKCHRCKVAFTRQSYLTAHNKTLLHRKGEKLTYPMEKYLDPNRPFKCDVCKESFTQKNILLVHYNSVSHLHKLKRAMQEQQNNNNPPVSPGAGSAPSNLTLTPKSTSSEEDERKRYKCNICKVAYTQGSTLDIHMRSVLHQTRAGKLQELAAAGHVDLSRPLVEQPDRNDPAKILQDVLSPKNTSPSSTSSGGPRSSPPARPGSPRSPRAGSASCDRCHASFPTGELLDAHRATSCPFGDARAHSPLADADAAALDEMVAKGNPPKRNSQMYKQLLETFGFDLVMQYNDNQRRKMQEERDMARAPSPPPPPPEEKPPDGETKSTCQHCNKEFSSVFVLKTHCEEVHKDKVPLEFLEQFAEHFKSEYERKSGAPNSPRAASPAPQEERSPSPRGESAGNFTNENGNGTGEAQAGALLAAQVQEMQAALNMLQLQQQLGQLHPMVAQMLSLGLPLGLNVGALAAMNLQPPLVPLMLPPPPFDAMPFAHDAQMKQQQMLQQQQQANAAAGQKRARTRITDEQLKILRAHFDINNSPSDEAIAKMAKQSGLATKVIKHWFRNTLFKERQRNKDSPYNFNNPPSTTLNLEEYEKTGEAKVTPLDSSASSDEGKPPPEKKVKIEEPSINHQDVKSEPNDEPSIEEKYNSYDDRHQEDKSFVFPQAPSQSPAPSLNHSDHHQNISRPQTPTHLSLNSLIQSQLDSIPATSIPQPPHPSMLPPKLNPNFTSPNSAPPNVLPLTPNRSLSPGRGPADFGLSGGNSNGSNSSGSSGKRANRTRFTDYQIKVLQEFFENNAYPKDDDLEYLSKLLGLSPRVIVVWFQNARQKARKVYENQPAAEPPAGATDDANRFQRTPGLNYQCKKCQLVFQRYYELIRHQKTHCFKEEDAKRSAQAQAAAAQVAATLSSEDSNSSTVEHHAPHVPVSPAPPRTPTPAAANYPVSPAPSTPHTPVTPMALAPRSDEKDGNFQCDKCNLVFPRFDLWREHQLVHIMNPNLFPTYPPDSPFGILQQHAQLQQLNAQLGNDEARHPLVAAMNQQAVKRKFDEYEEVDTGEQPKDKRLRTTILPEQLDYLYQKYQIESNPSRKMLENIAREVGLKKRVVQVWFQNTRARERKGQFRAHAQVINKRCPFCPALFKVKSALESHLSTKHADQCARGEINVDALPDEELSTESTPSFGSQQSDRQQNFSQAGAPMLPPIFPPFHSDMEKFIKQYSEESMKRYVSELQAHAAAQQNGGNNEPSERRNEHGKPEIPLDLSKPVDLSRPGSDADERSDTASETMEFYEEDEPTSPLPGQQTPRPPGKRFRTQMSSLQVKIMKSLFSDYKTPTMAECEALGREIGLPKRVVQVWFQNARAKEKKARLAAGLSEVSDAPPPEECRVCDFKYSHKYSVQDHVFTRGHIATVRARLETGVGVGVVGVGAEDSTMALMQMAARLEGGLGGELHNAFLRPQLAGNGGNPSTPQPQPQPQGLIVETGNGASVLQLPATTLEQIRHIASDPGASTLRLPPPAPEPPAGARELDFDLCYVCKHCKVAFPSPGPLQAHQARSCYAGRENARGVIRVVQPALECRACPGERFRTGVDFRRHAETEAHLRNAAPPPPPPAEPLTHEMEDVVNQITLLAARAAQDASSPKDSNANFCAPSPRFPPPGELPLASAGH from the exons ATGCCCACGCCGCTGCAGCCCGGCGGCCCCGCTAGCGGCCCGCCTCCGGAGCGCAAGCGGCGCCGCAAGCGCGACGATCCACAAAGTTCCGCCGCGCTAGAGCCCGACGACGACGACGGCGACATGAGCCCTGAGGAGGAACCGCGCAACGTGCCCGCGGCTCcggcggcgcccgcgccggcgccgTCATCCGCGCCTGCGCCCACCTCACCCCCCGCTGCCCCAGACGCCGTTGACCTCACCTCGCGGAGAGACTCGCCACCGCTCTCTTCCGATGTCGAGCGCTTCGACGGCAAAATCGTCTACAACCCCGATGGCTCTGCCTACATCATTGAAGATCCCGAGCTATCGGAGGGTGAGACGAGCCTATCCGACCTCCCCAAAATAGAACCTGGGTGCATCGTCGACAGCCGCGACAGCAACGTCGTGGAGAGGCAGCTCGAGTTCCCGCAGATAGCAAGCGCGTTCTACGTGTCGAGGAACCCATCCCTGTACGGTGCACTTTATGGCAGGCTCGCAGCGGAACGAGCTCGGGCGAGACCCGACGCGCCTGTCATGCACAGTTATCGTGTGTTCAGTTTTCGGGGTGGAAAGGACGCCCCGAGACCCCAATCCCCGTCTGTGGAATGTCCTGTCAGCGTGCCAGTGAAACCAATCCTTAtgtgttttatatgtaaattgaGTTTTGGATATGCCAAATCTTTTGTAGCGCATGCCCAGTCGGACCATAGTTTATCATTACTTGACTCGGAAAGAGACGCCTTATCAAGAGAAAATGCTTCCGCCATCATTCAGTGTGTCGGAAAAGATAAAGAAGCTTTAGTCTCATTTTTAGAGCCAGTAGGCGCAACAGCGCCACCGCGAGCGTCGGCTTCAGGAAGCCCCGCGAATGTATCAGAATTATCGAGTCCATCAATGGATAAACGACCTGAGATGGTGACACCTATTGATAGAGACAGTGACACAATGTTACCCAACGGAACGTGTGATGAAAGGAGGCCGAGCCCACCAGCATGGAGACCGCCTCGGTCAATAGCAGAAGCTATGATTCCACAACATTCCTTGATCTCCGTTGCACACCCGCATACAATAAACGCGTCAGTCCAGCCACGTGCAAGTCCAAATTCTTCCCCGCCATTCCAAGCAACACCTCCAGCATTTCTATCTGGCACGACGATAGGAGTATGTCCAGACCACCTCGGAGGGCGACCGTCTGGAGCAGACTGCCCGAAATgtgaattaattttgaattctGGCAGACTGGGAGGACCCCTTGCTGGTATGCATAGTAGAAACTCCTGTAAAACACTGAAGTGCCCTAAATGCAACTGGCATTACAAATATCAAGAAACGCTTGAAATCCATATGAAGGAAAAGCACCCAGAAGCTGAAACgagttgtatttattgtatagcCGGTCAGCCACATCCTCGGCTTGCACGAGGCGAAACATACACCTGTGGATACAAACCCTACAGATGCGAAGTGTGCAACTATTCCACGACCACGAAAGGCAATTTAAGTATACACATGCAGTCTGATAAGCATTTAAATAACATGCAAGAGCTACAAAATGGAGGAAATCCTGGAGAAGGCACTTTACCTCCTGCTCCTCAGCACACGCCGCCAGGCCCGCATAAGCCGCCTCTACCGCACCATTCTCCTCTGGGTCAGAAACCAAAGCCTACATTCCGATGCGATGTTTGCAATTACGAGACAAATGTTGCCCGAAATCTCAGAATACACATGACATCAGAAAAGCATACACACAACATGCTTGTACTACAGCAAAATGTCAAACATATGCAGACTTTATCAGCCTTACATCACAGACAACAAAGCCAACAACAGCTGGAGAGCTTACTCCACTTCCATAGCGCTGGTGATGCACCTCCACCAAACCCTGAAGCTGCTTTAGCTGATATGGCGTACAATCAGGCTCTGATGATTCAACTCATGACGGGTGGCCCCGGACCTTCTCCACCTGAACTAGGTGCTCATCTAGATGTCGGTCTAAACCCTGACGCGATGGAGCCTCCACCGGAGCCAGCCGATCCTGAGCCGGAGAGAACCTTCCACTGTTGTATCTGCAACTGCTTCTCAACGGACTCTCTCGAAGCGTTGGGCCACCATCTCGCACAGGACCGCACAAAGATCAGAGAGCAGGAAATCCTAGCACTGGTGGCCGGTCATTACGTATGCAAACTCTGCACATACAAGACAAACCTCAAGGCAAATTTTCAGCTGCATTGTAAAACTGATAAGCATTTACAGAGGTTGCAGCATGTGAATCACGTAAAAGAAGGAGGTCCGAGAAACGAATGGAAGTTGAAGTTTTGCGGTGGTGTAGGCACCGGGAGTGCAGGAGTCGGTGGTGTTCAGATTAGGTGTTGTGCGTGTGATTATTATACGAACTCTGCGCATAAGCTGCAGCTGCACGCAGCTGGGGCCCGGCATGAGGCTGCCGCGCTGTTGTTGAGGCATCTTCGGGAGTGTGTGTCGCGAATTCCCCGTGAACGCCCGCGCGTGTACCGCTGCGCACTTTGCGGTTTCGGCGCACCGCACCGTCTGCCGCTTCTACAGCACGTGCGCTCCGTTAAGCATCTTCAGATGGAGCAAATACATCAACTGCAAAGGCGGTCTGAAGGCAAAGACCCCACGCCTGACGTCGCCGAGCTCTTCCAAGTCATCCCTCAGCCCGCTGAGCTCTCCAGTCCATACGATCAACAAGACAATG ATAACAAAGATCCGGTTGATCAGAAGCCTGAATTGACGCAAGAACAGAAAATGATGCGATTTTTGGAGCAACATCAACAGCAAGCGCAGCAACAGCTACAACAACAGCAAATGCAACAACAACAACCGCCACAACCAGGATCCGGCGAAAGGGACGAAGAACGTGAAACTCCAGGCCCACACGCTTGTCCTTACTGCAATTTCAGTTGTGGAAGCGAGAGCCGACTACACGCTCATGTGACCGCCTCACACGGAGACAACGTCAGACACTTCATTTGCCCGCTTTGCCAAGACGCATTTAAGGAAAGGCCAGCTCTTGAACGACACGTGATGCAAATCCATTCTGTCAACTCTGAGGGCCTCCAGAGATTACTACTACTTGTCGATCAAAGCCATTGGCTAAACGGAGGTGCCCAAACGCAAGGAGATGGACGCCAGGGCGATGAGGAGCGAGAGATCTCATCCCCGCGCTCTGAAGGAAGTGCGGATGGAGAAACAGAACGGTGCTCCACCTGCAATCGCACTTTTCGTAATGTGGACGAATTATGTCAACATCAAAACGAATCTGGTCATTTCGAACTGAAACAAACACCTCAAGGCCCAGGATACGTTTGTTGGAAGAAGGGCTGTAATCGGTATTTCGACACCGCTCATGCGCTACAAAATCATTTTAGAGAAGCGCATGCCCGCAACTCTATTGCTAACATGTCCGTATCTGaaaaacatgtatacaaatACCGCTGCAACCAATGCAGCTTGGCTTTCAAGACTGTCGAAAAACTTCAACTTCACTCACAATACCACGTTATTCGTGATgctactaaatgtgtactctgtGGGCGAAGCTTCAGATCCGTCCTTGCTCTACAAAAACATGTAGAAACTTCACACCCAGAACTATCTGAAGAAGAGCTCGCTGCTTTCAAACGTAGTCTAGCCTCCAACCCTTTGCTACAGGCGAGCCAAGGAACAGCTTTAGATGCTGCTACAGCAGAGCTGTTGCGTAAAGAAGCTCTAAGAACACCTGAAGACGAGATGGCTGAACTGGAAGACAGAGATTCAAGTGCAACCGTAGCAGATGAATCGGGCCACAACGATGCGGAAAACTCAGATGATTCCATCGTTTACAAAGACCAACAGTTCCTAGAAGACTACCTAAATTCACAAGCTATGGCAGAAGATTCTTACAATGATCCAAATAGAAAATACAAATGCCACAGATGCAAAGTTGCTTTCACTCGTCAGTCTTATTTGACAGCGCATAATAAAACACTCCTACATCGAAAGGGTGAGAAGCTCACATATCCAATGGAGAAATATCTTGACCCTAATAGACCATTCAAATGTGATGTATGCAAAGAGTCGTTCACCCAAAAGAACATTTTACTTGTTCATTATAACAGCGTGAGTCATTTGCACAAATTGAAACGAGCCATGCAagaacaacaaaataacaacaacCCTCCCGTTTCACCGGGAGCTGGCTCGGCGCCTTCCAATTTAACCCTAACACCTAAAAGCACATCAAGTGAGGAAGATGAACGTAAGCGCTACAAATGTAACATTTGCAAAGTAGCATATACTCAAGGCAGCACTCTCGACATTCATATGAGATCCGTGCTACATCAAACGCGAGCTGGCAAGTTGCAAGAACTCGCGGCCGCCGGACACGTGGACTTATCGCGCCCTTTGGTAGAGCAGCCGGACAGAAACGACCCCGCTAAAATTTTACAAGACGTGTTGTCGCCGAAAAATACATCCCCTTCGTCAACGAGCAGTGGGGGCCCGCGCTCATCGCCCCCCGCGCGGCCAGGTAGCCCGCGCTCCCCTCGCGCAGGTAGCGCCTCGTGCGATCGCTGCCACGCGTCATTTCCTACCGGGGAGTTACTCGACGCACATCGTGCAACTTCATGCCCGTTTGGCGATGCGCGGGCACATTCGCCGCTAGCTGACGCAGACGCAGCTGCTCTAGACGAGATGGTCGCCAAGGGCAACCCGCCCAAAAGAAACTCGCAAATGTACAAACAACTACTTGAGACATTTGGCTTCGACCTCGTCATGCAATACAATGACAATCAGCGGCGAAAAATGCAAGAAGAACGTGATATGGCACGTGCGCCGAGTCCGCCACCACCGCCGCCCGAGGAGAAGCCTCCGGATGGTGAAACCAAATCGACGTGTCAACATTGTAACAAGGAGTTTTCTAGTGTGTTCGTGTTAAAAACTCATTGTGAAGAAGTGCATAAAGATAAAGTTCCTCTTGAGTTCCTGGAGCAGTTCGCTGAACATTTCAAGTCGGAATATGAAAGGAAATCTGGTGCGCCTAACTCGCCGCGCGCTGCCTCGCCTGCACCCCAAGAGGAGAGGTCGCCCTCACCCCGCGGCGAGAGTGCCGGCAACTTCACTAATGAGAACGGAAACGGTACTGGCGAAGCTCAGGCCGGAGCCTTGCTGGCGGCTCAAGTGCAGGAGATGCAAGCCGCGCTGAACATGCTGCAGCTGCAGCAACAGCTCGGACAGCTGCACCCGATGGTGGCTCAGATGTTATCGCTGGGCCTGCCGCTGGGTCTGAACGTAGGCGCCTTGGCTGCCATGAACTTGCAGCCGCCGCTGGTGCCACTGATGCTGCCCCCACCGCCCTTCGATGCAATGCCTTTCGCTCACGACGCTCAGATGAAACAACAACAAATGTTGCAGCAACAACAACAG GCAAATGCTGCAGCTGGACAGAAACGCGCTCGCACTCGCATTACTGATGAACAACTGAAGATTTTGCGAGCGCACTTCGACATCAACAACTCGCCCAGCGATGAAGCCATCGCTAAGATGGCCAAGCAATCTGGACTCGCTACCAAGGTAATCAAGCATTGGTTCAGAAATACGCTATTCAAAGAACGACAGCGTAATAAGGATTCGCCATACAATTTCAACAATCCGCCATCAACGACACTCAATCTCGAAGAGTATGAAAAGACCGGAGAGGCGAAGGTTACGCCATTAGATTCATCTGCGAGCTCGGACGAAGGAAAACCTCCCCcagaaaaaaaagtcaaaatagAAGAGCCATCTATTAACCATCAAGATGTCAAATCAGAACCCAACGATGAGCCTTCGATAGAAGAAAAGTACAATTCTTATGATGATAGGCATCAGGAAGACAAAAGTTTCGTCTTTCCTCAGGCACCATCTCAAAGCCCTGCTCCCAGCCTAAATCATTCTGATCACCACCAGAACATATCAAGGCCGCAGACACCCACCCATCTGTCTCTGAATTCATTGATCCAGTCACAACTTGACTCTATCCCGGCTACGAGTATACCGCAGCCGCCTCACCCGTCGATGCTACCGCCAAAGTTGAATCCAAATTTCACGTCCCCAAACTCCGCGCCCCCGAACGTCCTACCTTTGACCCCAAATCGCAGCCTCAGTCCCGGCAGGGGACCGGCCGATTTCGGACTTTCCGGGGGCAACTCGAACGGATCCAACAGCTCGGGGTCTTCTGGCAAACGCGCCAACAGAACTAGATTCACTGATTACCAAATCAAAGTTCTACAAGAATTTTTTGAGAATAACGCATATCCAAAAGACGATGATTTAGAATATCTATCGAAACTACTAGGATTGAGTCCTAGAGTAATCGTAGTTTGGTTTCAAAACGCTAGACAAAAAGCAAGAAAGGTTTACGAAAACCAACCGGCCGCAGAACCACCTGCAGGTGCGACTGATGATGCAAACCGATTTCAAAGAACTCCCGGGCTTAATTATCAATGCAAAAAGTGCCAATTAGTGTTCCAGCGTTATTATGAATTAATTAGACATCAAAAGACACACTGCTTTAAGGAAGAAGATGCCAAGAGATCGGCACAGGCCCAGGCGGCTGCAGCGCAAGTAGCAGCGACTTTGAGTAGTGAAGATTCAAACTCTAGTACAGTCGAGCACCACGCACCTCACGTGCCCGTATCCCCTGCGCCCCCTCGCACGCCTACACCCGCGGCTGCCAACTATCCGGTGTCTCCGGCACCATCCACTCCCCATACGCCAGTTACACCCATGGCACTTGCACCAAGAAGTGACGAGAAAGATGGAAACTTTCAATGTGATAAATGCAACCTAGTCTTCCCTCGGTTTGATTTATGGCGGGAGCATCAACTTGTTCATATCATGAACCCAAACTTGTTTCCCACGTATCCACCGGATTCCCCATTTGGTATCCTGCAGCAACACGCACAGTTACAACAACTGAACGCTCAACTCGGCAATGACGAGGCGAGACACCCGTTAGTTGCAGCGATGAACCAACAGGCTGTAAAGAGGAAATTCGATGAATACGAAGAAGTGGACACTGGAGAACAGCCTAAAGACAAGCGTTTAAGAACTACGATATTACCTGAACAACTAGATTATCTCTATCAGAAGTACCAAATTGAGTCCAATCCTTCCAGAAAGATGCTAGAAAATATAGCTCGTGAAGTtggattaaaaaaaagagtggtaCAAGTATGGTTTCAAAATACACGTGCGCGAGAGAGAAAGGGGCAGTTTCGTGCGCATGCACAAGTCATAAATAAGCGATGTCCTTTTTGCCCAGCGTTGTTCAAAGTAAAGAGTGCTTTAGAAAGCCACCTGAGCACCAAACACGCTGACCAATGTGCGCGAGGTGAGATCAACGTTGATGCTCTTCCAGACGAAGAACTAAGCACCGAATCAACTCCCAGTTTTGGCTCCCAACAAAGTGACCGGCAGCAAAATTTTTCGCAAGCGGGGGCTCCCATGTTGCCCCCTATTTTTCCACCCTTTCACTCAGACATGGAGAAATTTATCAAGCAGTACAGTGAGGAATCTATGAAGCGCTACGTTAGTGAACTACAAGCGCATGCTGCTGCCCAACAAAATGGCGGCAACAATGAGCCCTCCGAAAGGCGCAATGAACATGGAAAACCGGAGATACCCTTAGATCTCAGCAAACCAGTCGACCTCTCAAGGCCGGGATCAGACGCTGATGAACGCTCAGATACCGCATCTGAGACCATGGAGTTCTACGAAGAGGACGAGCCGACGTCACCACTGCCCGGACAACAGACCCCGAGACCGCCCGGCAAACGCTTCCGCACCCAAATGTCCTCCCTACAagtgaaaataatgaaatcatTATTCAGCGATTATAAAACGCCAACGATGGCCGAGTGCGAGGCGCTCGGGCGGGAGATCGGGCTTCCGAAACGCGTAGTACAAGTGTGGTTCCAGAACGCGCGTGCGAAAGAGAAGAAGGCGCGGCTTGCGGCTGGCTTATCGGAAGTGTCAGACGCGCCGCCACCCGAGGAGTGTCGAGTGTGTGATTTCAAGTACAGTCACAAGTACTCCGTACAAGATCACGTATTTACGCGCGGGCACATCGCCACGGTCCGCGCGCGGCTCGAGACCGGCGTCGGCGTGGGCGTGGTCGGAGTCGGCGCGGAAGACAGCACCATGGCGCTCATGCAGATGGCGGCGCGGCTAGAAGGCGGCCTCGGTGGGGAGCTCCATAACGCGTTCCTGCGGCCACAGCTCGCTGGCAACG